The following is a genomic window from Pseudophryne corroboree isolate aPseCor3 chromosome 3, aPseCor3.hap2, whole genome shotgun sequence.
CTGATATAACACAGGAAAAGCATTGTATAAGACTATGATACAGGACCGGTATTATATATCACTGATATAACACAGGAAAAGCATTGTATAAGACTATGATACAGGACCGGTATTATATATCACTGATATAGCACAGGAGGCTGAGAGGACGAGCATTGTATAAGACTATGATACAGGACCGGTATTATATATCACTGATATAACACAGGAAAAGCATTGTATAAGACTATGATACAGGACCAGTATTATATGGCTGATCTGATGCCAGTAAGATCACTGAGAGGACCGCCGCCTCTGATGCGCTGCCCCCGTGtgcgctgccccccccccgcccccccacaggCATTACAGTACAGCACAACTGATACAATGAGACATTCCCATCCTGTCATTTCCAGGCTACTGAGGCCTCTTCCCCACAGCAGAAGGCAGAGACAGAACACAACCAGCCAGACGTGTCACCTCCGGGCACAGGGCGCAGAAACCAGACAGCAAAGGAACCGGAGCCTGAATATCAGACTATCATCATAAGCCAACATAAAAGGGGACATTTTAGAGACAGAACAATCATCCTACCTGATTACAATTTCCCCCCAAATATTGTGTTGTGTGCGTCTGCGGTGTGTGCGTGGAAGGTGTCTGACGCTGCAGTGTGTGCATGTGGGCTTACAATCTGCCCCGGCAGCACAATGGTTGTATGACTTGGTGCAGCCTCTGTAATAAGTGATTAATGCACTGGAGCTGACCATTAATATCTGTCTTATGCTGAATACCGGTCATTATAGCGTGTGACCAAACTGACATGCAATAAGGGAAACATGGCAGATGAGCGCTATAAGTAAATAGGGAGATGATTGCGTATTTACAGTATAAATATTTATATGAGCCTACCGGTGCACTGtgcacccccccacaccccccaccaGCCAACCGCTGGTTATATGTCTAAGTTTATAATTTTGCAAGTAAAATATTGAATTGTTAAAAAAAGTTATTTTCTAAAATGTAGAGAATTTCAATATTTATATACCCCAGTTGCATGGAGAGAGACTAGGGCTCATGGACCAGTGTTTGCCTGCACTCGGTAGCCAAATGAAAGCAAGTTTAGGCAATAGTAGATTgggggggatgcagttatgtgaccggcggtctgggtTGGGACTACTAGCACTGTCTTAGCTTTAAAGGACTTTAACCTTATTATGCTTCTTTCTCATTTGTCTCGTGTGCGGGAACGTGAATGACAGAAAACCAGTTTGTTTCCTATTCTCATTGCATATTTATATTTACAGGCAGTCAGCAGCTAGTGATCCCCACTGGTCAGTCCTACCCCCCACACCCTTCCAACATGCTACTCCCTAACTAGCGGCTGACAAGTAACCCTAGCTGCAGCCGTAATCCTAGCTGGGGCGGATGCAGGTGAAGGTGGAGGCCGGAGCTTTCATGCAGGGAAGGTCAGGGCAGGTGACAACAAATTTGGTAAGTCAGATGGACGGTCACCTGCTGTAGCAGCAGACCTGTCTTCCCGTGTACAGTACACAGTAAGCCTTTCCGTACAAATGGTTAAATGAACTTATTTCTATAAAAATGATACAGATAAAACATACGAGAAAGTTTTACAAATGGAATTAAGGTGCTTTTAAAAATGAGCGGAAGCCCTATGCAAGTCCCCGATTTACAGCAGGAACGACATTATTGAAAATCTGCATTAAAACaatcattaagggggtcattccgagttgatcgctagctgccgttgttcgctgcgtagcgatcagtgaaaaaaacggctaatctgcgcatgcgtatgctccgcaatgcgcacgcgcatgctccgcaatgcgcacgcgcatcgtacgggtacaaagtccattgtggttttgcactggttctagcgacgattccaatcgcacagccggccgcaaggagattgacagaaagtgggcgtttctgggtgtcaactgaccgttttcagggagtgcttagaaaaacgcaggcatggcagaaataacgcaggcgtggctgggtcgttcgattgggcgggtgtgtgacgtcaaaagccgtccctccgtccttagaatcaacgcacacaaggagtaactacagggctggtcttgttttgcacaaaaccatttttcaggcgctctgctgcacaagcgttcgcacttctgcaaagctaaaatacactccccggtgggcggtgacaatgcgtttgcacggctgctaaaaactgctagtgagcgatcaactcggaatgaccccctaagtctctgtaACGCTCTCCCAGGAAAACGCTGTCTCATGTTGTGTACAGAAATTAAAATATTGGGTGCACATATCAGAGATGAAAGATTTTGGAGACATTGAAGTCATTTTCAGAACGCTTGAACATAGGAGGCGCTTTGCACAGCACTGGGCCCAGAATGTAAAGCCTTTTGCAGAGCACACTGCTATGGGAAGGAACAGCCGACTGCTTTGCGCAATGAGACAACAACTGAACGATACTGACATCACAGGTCATGAGTCTGATAAGGACCTGTGACTGCAAGTTTGTGCAACAGCCTGAAAAGCTCTGCCGGTTACAGGGGTTATTATGCAGCTCTTAGAAATTCCGGGGCAAATAAGTCCCTATGTGCGTCTGCTGGCGCAGCAAATAAGCGGTGCTATTGGCCGCATGCTCTGCGGGAATAATCATTAGTGCTGCGATGCTCTGCAGGTCTGCGGTACTAGAAGGAAGGAATGCATTAAttagcttttttttatttatttttaacatacCTTGTTTGTAGCGCAATGGTCTGCTGACACAGGCAGGGAAGGGGTTAATCTGGAGCATTTCTGCAAAGGAATATTTCCATATATGAAACATGAATGCAGTAAATGCCCTgtgtgaatatacaatttttgggagGGGGCCCATGGGAAAAGGTGTCCAGAGGGTGAAGAGAATGCCCTTTAGACCTTTGTAGGGGAGAGGGTTAATGATGCAATGCTCTGGGGTCTTTGGCAGGAACGCAGATAACAGTTTCTGGGGTTTTGGCAATGATTTAGGAGGTTTTAGGGAGGTCACTTTAAGGCATGCGAGACCTCCCCAAGCAGAGCAGTCTATTCTTTCCACACCAGCGCATGTCTCTTGTCAAGTTGGGAACACCCTGGGAGAGGGCATGGTTGGAGCTTGTGTCTTGGATCTGTTATAGACGGGATCAGAGGGGTGGAAGGTGGTCCCCAACGCTCCGACAAAAGGGAAGACATCTGTGTGGAGGCTCCGGGGACGCACACACAGCCCGTGTGTCTCTTGCCGTACATCTGTTTGTCTCCTTCGTGCCCACCGATTTGTACTCTCGCATTTTAGGGGTCATCTATCAAATAATTTTGCTGTAAAAAGGAGGCAAGAAAGTCCCCGTGGGTTTTATTTTTTGTGGGAATCCAGTGTTTACTAGTTTTAATCCTATTCCCTGAACCGCTGTGACGGGCAGAACCCACTGGATCTCACCACTGGATCCAGCACAGAACGCCAGCAAGACAAAGGCACCACCAGAGAAAAGGAATCCCTTTGAAAGCAATTGGAGTTTTTCTTTTGTTAAATGTGGTGCTTTCGTTTCACTGTCCTTCAGTCTGCCGTCAGCACTCTATGGAATGAGAATACGGGAATACGCTGGGTTTACGTTGTGCGCCACTGACCCACAAGAAAGAAGTCAGACTGTCTACGCCACTGAGCAGGACAGGGCTCTGGATGAGATCACCCGGCGGGAGCTGTTCATCTGAATTTAGTGCTGGATTAAGGGTTTAACAGAAGAAACAAAAAGTTCCAAaaagttttttttggtgtgttGGGTGTAGGAAGGATGGCAGCATTAGGCCGGCCTACCCTGCGTGAGGGTCTTGTGGCAGCAGCGCACTTAGTTCCTCCCTATATAAGGGCGAGGCGCTTACATCTGTTACACAGCGGACACTATGTACAGGGTGGGCGCACCCCTCGGTGTAACTACTTTTACGGAGCACAGAGGGATTTACAGCAACCAAAATAATTTGTTTTAAAGACAAATTGCGTTTCCCACCCAGCTACCAATGGTCCTGGAGGAAACTTTGATAAATGACCCCCTGGATCGCATCTTACACCGAACACGGCCATCCTCTTCTTGGTACCCATTTCTCTAAGTGCCCCTTCGGTAACTCAGTTTTCCACTtctcgttcctcctcctcctctccagaTTGAACCCCAGATGTGGCAACATCTGACACCTTCCGGCTGTGCGGGGGGCTCTCACCATCCTCGCGAGGCGGAGAGAGGGACTGCAGGTCGTGGTAGACTGCGTCATCTTCTTCTGAAGGGGATATTTTGGAGTGCAGTATTTGAGGGGCAATTTCACAGATGTTCTCAAGTTGTCTCTCTTCAAACTCAGATCCAGTGTTCTGGGGAACAACTCCTACCGGAGCCGGGGACACTGTCAGCGACTGCTCACTGCTGGCCCATGCTTCGGAGGAGCCCAGACAGTAGAGTCCTTGTGACACATATGAATGGGGCCAGCAGTCAGAATGTGTCTGTGCAAGGTTATCTGTAGACAGGGGGAAAGTATATATAGGAGCAGAGAGAGGGTATGACAAGAAAAGACAAAAATAACAGGTTAAACACTGAATTGGCTAAAGTTTGAATTAACCTACTCTTGTCTAGGCATCAGGAATATCAACTATTAGGGGTGGAACAGCCATGGGTGCCAGTGTTGGCCCTGCATTGGTTAATGAAACCCACCTCCCCAAGGCCCCAACTCTGCTCTGAAAATGGCTAAGCACGGGCTGTGCACGCTCAAAACAAATGGCCCCTATCTGAAGAATGTCCTGACACTACAATAGCATAGCCGGGACCCTATGCAGATTTTGCTATGGCAATGCCCAGTTCtgcccctgccagtataaagcTACCAAAATATCAAATCAAATAGACACAGGGAGGGTTATTTATAACGTCTGCACTAAATCATAGCAAACAATGTGACTTTTGATCTAAACATTGATTAGGCCAAGATCAGGACACCAAAATACCCTCACATGCCCCTCCTCAAACCACCCATTCACACCCACTTTCCAATCATGTACCCTTAATGGCAAAGTCACACCCACTACTGCTTAAAGCCCGACCCTTTAAATCTCCACAAATCAGGAATGTGCTGCTGAAATTTAGGCAGTTGGAAGGTAACTGATGGTTGACTGTTATGTTTATAAGGCAGATGTGCACCTCTGAGAAATGTTAGTATAATAATTCTTATTACCTGTAGCGTTATTACATATATCACAACCAGGAAACCAAAGGACAGTATCAAGTCAAATTTGTCTCCAGAAATGTCCCTGGTTTTGAACATTGACTAAATGTCCAATCACAATTTCTGTTATTCTGTACACGAGATgcaattcatcatcatcatcatcatcaccaccatcatcatctacTGGGCATTGTTGATATTTTACATGTACATCTAGACCTTTACCCTGGTTCTCTAGCAGCTCCTGGTAGGTTTCACTCTGTCTCTCTTGATTAGAGTTGACGCTTTCTTCTTCCCCATCCATTGAAGACCAGGCCATTAGTGTTGCCTCAGAGATCGCAAACTGTTGCATTACACCTTGAAAGACATTGAGAGACAGACTATTTATAGGATAAAAGAGAGACAACAGATAGGAGTTGGAGAGGTGGCCAAATCATCATCAAATTCTCTCCTTTGGTGTTATCTCCAGAAATCCCCTCCTATGGTGTTATCGCTAGACATTTCCTCCTATGGTATTATCTCTAGACACGTTCTCCTATGGTATTATCTTTAGATACGTCCTCCTATGGTATTATCTCTAGACACGTTCTCCTATGGTATTATCTTTAGACACATCCTCGTATGGTAGTATCTTTAGACACGTTCTCCTATGGTATTATCTCTAGACACATCCTACTAAGGTATTTTCTCTAGATACATCCTCCTATTGTATTATCACTAGACACGTCCTCCTATGATATTATCTCTAAACACGTTCTCTTATGATATTATCTCTAGACACATCCTACTAAGGTATTTTCTCTAGATACATCCTCCTATTGTATTATCGCTAGACACATC
Proteins encoded in this region:
- the FAM131B gene encoding protein FAM131B isoform X2; translated protein: MGCIGSHSAGSDGAALDWKGFKDADQGTMENSSVHGSSTHRPSNELSMEDTTSILPRLKRHSNAYGIGALAKSSVKGVSRSMKDKVTKPTALGSGRVAHMIEWQSWGQPPPPSSESTRMDSDAYSDLSDGEKEARFLAGVMQQFAISEATLMAWSSMDGEEESVNSNQERQSETYQELLENQDNLAQTHSDCWPHSYVSQGLYCLGSSEAWASSEQSLTVSPAPVGVVPQNTGSEFEERQLENICEIAPQILHSKISPSEEDDAVYHDLQSLSPPREDGESPPHSRKVSDVATSGVQSGEEEEEREVEN
- the FAM131B gene encoding protein FAM131B isoform X1 — translated: MGCIGSHSAGSDGAALDWKGFKDADQGTMENSSVHGSSTHRPSNETRTDFSWDGINLSMEDTTSILPRLKRHSNAYGIGALAKSSVKGVSRSMKDKVTKPTALGSGRVAHMIEWQSWGQPPPPSSESTRMDSDAYSDLSDGEKEARFLAGVMQQFAISEATLMAWSSMDGEEESVNSNQERQSETYQELLENQDNLAQTHSDCWPHSYVSQGLYCLGSSEAWASSEQSLTVSPAPVGVVPQNTGSEFEERQLENICEIAPQILHSKISPSEEDDAVYHDLQSLSPPREDGESPPHSRKVSDVATSGVQSGEEEEEREVEN
- the FAM131B gene encoding protein FAM131B isoform X3 translates to MKDKVTKPTALGSGRVAHMIEWQSWGQPPPPSSESTRMDSDAYSDLSDGEKEARFLAGVMQQFAISEATLMAWSSMDGEEESVNSNQERQSETYQELLENQDNLAQTHSDCWPHSYVSQGLYCLGSSEAWASSEQSLTVSPAPVGVVPQNTGSEFEERQLENICEIAPQILHSKISPSEEDDAVYHDLQSLSPPREDGESPPHSRKVSDVATSGVQSGEEEEEREVEN